In Macadamia integrifolia cultivar HAES 741 chromosome 13, SCU_Mint_v3, whole genome shotgun sequence, one DNA window encodes the following:
- the LOC122058882 gene encoding 60S ribosomal protein L18a-2, producing the protein MVTFRFHQYQVVGRALPTESDDHPKIYRMKLWATNDVRAKSKFWYFLRKLKKVKKSNGQVLAINEIFEKNPTTIKNYGIWLRYQSRTGYHNMYKEYRDTTLNGAVEAMYNEMASRHRVRFPCIQIIKTATVPANLCKRESTKQFHNAKIKFPLVFRKVRPPTRKLKTTYKASKPNLFM; encoded by the exons ATGGTCACTTTCAGG TTTCACCAATACCAGGTGGTCGGGAGAGCACTCCCCACTGAATCGGATGATCATCCAAAGATCTACCGGATGAAACTCTGGGCTACGAACGATGTTCGTGCAAAATCGAAGTTCTG GTATTTCTTGAGGAAGCTCAAGAAAGTCAAGAAGAGCAACGGACAAGTGCTTGCAATCAATGAG ATCTTCGAGAAGAATCCTACCACGATTAAGAACTATGGGATTTGGCTGCGTTATCAAAGCCGGACGGGTTATCACAACATGTACAAGGAATACAGAGACACTACTCTTAATGGAGCTGTTGAAGCGATGTACAATGAAATGGCTTCTCGCCACAGAGTGAGGTTCCCTTGCATTCAAATCATCAAAACTGCCACAGTCCCAGCCAACCTCTGCAAGAGAGAGAGCACCAAGCAATTCCATAATGCCAAGATCAAGTTTCCCTTGGTGTTCAGGAAGGTCAGGCCACCGACTAGGAAGCTGAAGACCACATACAAGGCATCCAAGCCAAACTTGTTCATGTAA